DNA from Candidatus Izemoplasma sp.:
CTTACCTCTATTATACCATTTATCAGTGCTTATCCCTAGTTTTACTTATCCACGTGGATAACTTAAAACTCCCCATTAAAAAAGTACCTGATTTTCATCAAGTACTTTGTCAACAGTCTGAGAGACTTAGAAATTCTAAGTCTCTTTTTCGATTAATCAATATTATAAGTTATGCTTTCAACTTGTAATGTAATATATGTAAAGTCACCTGATTCATAATGCCAAATACCTTTCCCCGCCTTAGGTAAAGTCAAATCACCTACAGTATGATACGTAGATATTGGGGTAGACCAAGGCACATTTTCTTGCAATCCCTCGTCATCCAACACAAGCCGATCTTGACTAATAAAATTCACTAATTTACCCTCGTCATCAAATTGTAATTCTGCTGAAATAGTAATTTGATTGTGTGTAAAAATCGCTTGCACAGTACTATTATCAATTGTTTCCCATTGTATGTTGTCACGAATCAAAGTTTGTGGGGCAAACACAACCATATCATTAAAAAATGTTACTGTTTCAGCCTTTTGCATTATCTCTCCTGATTCATCGACAACTTTAAAGACATCAAAAAACTTAATTTTCATCGATGCATCATCATTATGATAATGATGTAACCCCGAGACTTTCATCCGGTTTAACCAAAGATCCATATAGAATAATCTAATGCCTTGGTTGATAAAACTCGTTTGTTCAGCTTTGTAGGGTGAAAATTCTCCATCTTGTTTCATCTTCATTTCTCCTGTTAACTCAAGTTGAAAATTTGTTACATGTGGTGTTCCTACAACTCCGACATAATTTAGGTAGTTTTTGACTAACGTAGGAAGATGTTCCAGATCCTCATCTGTGATGAGTTTTTGACTACCTTGTGTCTGATGCTCTAATCCCTCATTCAGCAAATCATGATAACGTCTTTTTGTTGTATTTAATAACGATAATATAACTATAGTTGTTAATGATGTGACAACTAATATAAGCAATATTTTATATACTATGCTCATGACTTCTCTCCTTTTTCTAGTGCATTAATATTGTTATTAATGTCTTGTAATAGTCTAATGAACTCTACCATTCTATCTTTAGAAATTCCAAAAAAGATAGATTGTAATAAAAGTGCATCATCCTTATCTCTATTTTGCCAATAACGCTTAGCTTTTTGACTAAGTTGGAGTAGTCTAAAACGTGAGTCATTAGGGTCTTTTTTAATTTTCAAAAAGCCATTCTTCTTCAATTTTAAAGCAATTTGTTTTACATTTTGATGACTTGTTCCAAAACGCTTAGATACCTGCGAGTAGTTTGGTACCTCATCAAAAGAATCTATAACAATCATTAAAAATAGCTGTTTAATCGTAAGATCATCATATTTTAATAATTGGTCAAATACTTTTTGCATCTTATTTGATAGTTGAAAAAAATATGCAATAGCATCTTTGTCTAAGTCTTGTTTATTATTCATAAACTCATCTCCTATATATATGTAATATATTACCTATATATTATGTAATATATTACATATATACTGTTTTGTCAACTA
Protein-coding regions in this window:
- a CDS encoding MarR family winged helix-turn-helix transcriptional regulator, with the translated sequence MNNKQDLDKDAIAYFFQLSNKMQKVFDQLLKYDDLTIKQLFLMIVIDSFDEVPNYSQVSKRFGTSHQNVKQIALKLKKNGFLKIKKDPNDSRFRLLQLSQKAKRYWQNRDKDDALLLQSIFFGISKDRMVEFIRLLQDINNNINALEKGEKS
- a CDS encoding DUF6544 family protein is translated as MSIVYKILLILVVTSLTTIVILSLLNTTKRRYHDLLNEGLEHQTQGSQKLITDEDLEHLPTLVKNYLNYVGVVGTPHVTNFQLELTGEMKMKQDGEFSPYKAEQTSFINQGIRLFYMDLWLNRMKVSGLHHYHNDDASMKIKFFDVFKVVDESGEIMQKAETVTFFNDMVVFAPQTLIRDNIQWETIDNSTVQAIFTHNQITISAELQFDDEGKLVNFISQDRLVLDDEGLQENVPWSTPISTYHTVGDLTLPKAGKGIWHYESGDFTYITLQVESITYNID